The following proteins come from a genomic window of Penaeus monodon isolate SGIC_2016 chromosome 22, NSTDA_Pmon_1, whole genome shotgun sequence:
- the LOC119586776 gene encoding acrosin-like, whose product MKAGDRKIFCVRANMDVCAIFVHGDGSTELEMNCKTFELSACTKEYFFVQDQTSEKQFCGKKGPGKMTGIQALYLLYERAKRSKGRPRVWCSIEGVEPGGVDSGVDDGDEASSAVQAVGCDNVCGQAPAGAGATRIVGGAEADAGEYPWMARVDISLGSASMSCGGAIITATHVVTASHCVDSEYLEVTVRAGMHDLASYQENTTQVIKAKQVLLHPKFSPMTSANDIALLTLEEPLEWSAGVGPVCLPPDGDFKDRAAVVAGWGSLGANSLPHPQANDIALLTLEEPLEWSAGVGPVCLPPDGDFKDRAAVVAGWGSLGTPSLNHRLPPSTADSLPQPQTPSRTHRLPPSTTDSLPHPQTPSRTHRLPPSTTDSLPQPQTPSLNRRLPPSTADSLPHPQANDIALLTLEEPLEWSAGVGPVCLPPDGDFKDRAAVVAGWGSLGANGPYATKLNEVAVTITDQEMCEKAYSSSMFYVTDKHICAADPGKDACHGDSGGPLVIRENGKWVLIGIVSFGRGCAMQGFPGVYTRVSSYNTWLLKNMAVGSC is encoded by the exons ATGAAGGCGGGAGACAGGAAGATATTCTGCGTGCGAGCCAACATGGACGTTTGCGCCATTTTCGTGCAC GGAGACGGGAGCACAGAACTCGAAATGAACTGCAAGACATTCGAGCTGTCTGCCTGCACGAAAGAATACTTTTTCGTCCAAGACCAAACCTCTGAGAAACA GTTCTGTGGCAAGAAAGGACCCGGGAAGATGACGGGGATACAAGCCCTGTACCTGTTGTACGAGAGAGCCAAGCGGAGCAAAGGGCGGCCGAGGGTGTGGTGTTCCATCGAGGGGGTGGAAC CTGGTGGTGTGGACAGCGGCGTCGACGATGGAGATGAGGCCAGCTCTGCCGTCCAAGCAGTGGGGTGTGACAATG TGTGTGGCCAGGCCCCCGCGGGCGCAGGAGCAACCAGGATCGTGGGCGGGGCGGAGGCGGACGCGGGAGAGTACCCTTGGATGGCCAGGGTGGACATCTCTCTCGGCAGTGCCAGCATGTCGTGCGGAGGTGCCATCATCACGGCCACGCATGTCGTCACGGCGAGTCATTGCGTCGACAGTG AATA CCTGGAGGTCACAGTGAGAGCGGGGATGCATGACCTGGCCTCATATCAGGAGAACACGACCCAGGTTATCAAGGCCAAGCAAGTTCTCCTACACCCGAAGTTCAGCCCTATGACTTCC GCGAACGACATCGCTCTGCTGACGCTCGAGGAGCCCTTGGAGTGGTCGGCCGGCGTGGGTCCCGTTTGCCTCCCTCCCGACGGCGACTTCAAGGATCGCGCGGCGGTCGTCGCCGGCTGGGGCTCGCTGGGGGCTA ACTCCCTCCCGCACCCGCAGGCGAACGACATCGCTCTGCTGACGCTCGAGGAGCCCTTGGAGTGGTCGGCCGGCGTGGGTCCCGTTTGCCTCCCTCCCGACGGCGACTTCAAGGATCGCGCGGCGGTCGTCGCCGGCTGGGGCTCGCTGGGG actccctccctcaaccacagactccctccctcaaccgcagactccctccctcaaccacagACTCCCTCCCGCACCCAcagactccctccctcaaccacagACTCCCTCCCGCACCCACAGACTCCCTCCCGCACCCAcagactccctccctcaaccacagactccctccctcaaccacaaactccctccctcaaccgcagactccctccctcaaccGCAGACTCCCTCCCGCACCCGCAGGCGAACGACATCGCTCTGCTGACGCTCGAGGAGCCCTTGGAGTGGTCGGCCGGCGTGGGTCCCGTTTGCCTCCCTCCCGACGGCGACTTCAAGGATCGCGCGGCGGTCGTCGCCGGCTGGGGCTCGCTGGGGGCTA ACGGGCCGTACGCCACGAAGCTAAATGAGGTAGCTGTTACTATCACGGACCAGGAAATGTGTGAAAAGGCTTACAGCTCCTCAATGTTCTATGTTACTGATAAACAC ATCTGTGCCGCTGACCCTGGGAAAGACGCTTGCCATGGTGACTCCGGGGGTCCGCTTGTCAtcagagaaaacgggaaatgggttttg ATTGGCATCGTGAGCTTCGGCAGGGGGTGTGCCATGCAAGGATTCCCAGGCGTGTACACCCGCGTTTCCTCTTACAACACTTGGCTCCTTAAAAACATGGCTGTTGGATCATGTTGA